Within the Kribbella aluminosa genome, the region GCGCTGCACGACCGCGGTCTGGCGGTGGTCGGCGTCGACGTGTCGCCGGGCATGGTCGAGGTCGCGCGCACGGCGCATCCCGAGGTGGACTTCCGCGTCGGGTCGATGACGGCGCTCGACCTGCCGGACGCGTCGGTCGGCGGGATTGTGGCGTGGTGGTCGATCATCCACCTGCCGCGCGAGCTGGTGCCGACCGCGTTCGCGGAGTTCCGCCGGGTGCTGGCACCGGGCGGGGTGCTGCTGATCGGGTTCCACGTCGGCGCCGAGTCGACGCACAAGACGTCCGGGTACGGCGGTCATCCGATGAATGTGCACGTC harbors:
- a CDS encoding class I SAM-dependent methyltransferase, which codes for MNDVLAEISSSYDNVAVSYAEMVQDGAPGEVEDLDLLAGLLPSRGLTVLDVGCGPGRVTAALHDRGLAVVGVDVSPGMVEVARTAHPEVDFRVGSMTALDLPDASVGGIVAWWSIIHLPRELVPTAFAEFRRVLAPGGVLLIGFHVGAESTHKTSGYGGHPMNVHVHRWTGEALTEIAIAAGFTPYAAELPDDRVLFAVDTENS